A genome region from Brooklawnia propionicigenes includes the following:
- a CDS encoding Gfo/Idh/MocA family protein, translated as MSDTIKTAVLGCGKVGHFHAKCYQSLDGSEFVGAVGTRPGRGAAFGAEYGVPGFDSLAELVDRTGAQAVSICTPHPNHESYAVEAARLGLHIAIEKPLASTLADCDAIIAAAQQSRVIGTTICQRRFYHPAMRIKQAIDAGKLGHPILGTVNMLGWRDMGYYRSDPWRGTWAGEGGGVLVNQAPHQLDLLLWYMGEVDEVVGCWDTLNHPDLEVDDTAMALIRFRSGALGNIVVSNSQNPALFGNVRVHGSNGASVGVQTDGGAMFIAGMSGITEPPVNDLWTIAREEDRLAELQAEDSEFFNSVDSMYYFHREQLADFLSAIREDREPLITLDDGRRTVELFTAIYRSQAEHGWVKLPLQS; from the coding sequence ATGAGCGACACAATCAAGACCGCGGTGCTGGGTTGCGGCAAAGTCGGGCATTTCCACGCCAAGTGCTACCAGTCGCTGGACGGCAGCGAGTTCGTCGGAGCGGTGGGCACCAGGCCGGGACGCGGCGCGGCCTTCGGCGCCGAGTACGGTGTGCCCGGCTTCGACTCGCTGGCCGAACTGGTCGACCGGACCGGTGCGCAGGCGGTAAGCATCTGCACGCCGCACCCCAACCACGAGAGCTACGCGGTCGAGGCGGCACGGCTCGGCTTGCATATCGCCATCGAGAAGCCGCTGGCATCGACGCTGGCCGACTGCGATGCGATCATCGCCGCCGCCCAGCAGTCCCGCGTGATCGGCACGACGATCTGCCAGCGGCGCTTCTATCATCCGGCCATGCGCATCAAGCAGGCCATCGATGCCGGCAAGCTGGGTCATCCGATCCTCGGCACGGTCAACATGCTGGGCTGGCGCGACATGGGCTACTACCGCTCCGATCCCTGGCGCGGCACCTGGGCCGGTGAGGGCGGCGGTGTACTGGTCAATCAGGCGCCGCACCAACTCGACCTGCTGCTGTGGTACATGGGTGAGGTCGACGAGGTGGTGGGCTGCTGGGACACGCTCAACCATCCCGATCTCGAGGTGGACGACACCGCCATGGCACTGATCCGGTTCCGCAGTGGGGCGCTCGGCAACATCGTGGTGAGCAACTCGCAGAATCCGGCACTGTTCGGCAATGTCCGGGTGCACGGATCGAATGGCGCCAGTGTCGGGGTTCAAACCGATGGCGGTGCGATGTTCATCGCGGGCATGTCGGGCATCACCGAGCCGCCGGTCAATGATCTGTGGACGATCGCCCGTGAAGAGGATCGGCTTGCCGAACTCCAGGCCGAGGACTCGGAGTTCTTCAATTCGGTGGATTCGATGTACTACTTCCACCGTGAGCAGCTGGCCGATTTCCTGTCGGCGATCCGCGAGGACCGCGAGCCGCTGATCACGCTGGACGACGGCCGCCGCACGGTCGAACTGTTCACCGCCATCTACCGCTCGCAGGCCGAGCACGGCTGGGTGAAGCTCCCGCTGCAGTCCTGA
- a CDS encoding zinc-dependent alcohol dehydrogenase, whose translation MKALVLTEYNKFDYLDVPTPTPGTGEVLIKVKACAVCGSDVHGMDGSSGRRQPPDIMGHEASGQIEAVGPGVEGWSVGDRVTFDSTVYCNQCDACLAGNVNLCTNRQVLGVSCDDYRRDGAFADYLVVPAYICYRLPDEVSYVQAAMVEPLAIAYHAATRTPVKPGMSAVIVGVGTIGLLTLQVVKAMGAGPIIAVDIDDAKLATALDNGADAVINSAAPDALARLLAATPGGKGVDIAFDATGIEATVDLSVRSVKLDGSVVLIGNLAQHIGFPLQWVVTRQISLFGTCASAGEYNECLQLIADGKVDVEALISKSVPLSAGHEWITRVYNREPGLNKIVLLPEVEEVVA comes from the coding sequence ATGAAAGCATTGGTGCTCACCGAGTACAACAAGTTCGACTATCTCGATGTGCCCACCCCCACACCGGGCACCGGCGAGGTGCTCATCAAGGTGAAGGCCTGCGCGGTATGCGGCAGCGACGTGCACGGCATGGACGGCTCATCGGGACGACGGCAGCCGCCCGACATCATGGGACACGAGGCGTCCGGCCAGATCGAAGCGGTCGGCCCTGGCGTCGAGGGCTGGTCGGTCGGTGACCGGGTCACCTTCGACTCCACGGTCTATTGCAACCAGTGCGATGCCTGTCTGGCGGGCAACGTGAATCTGTGCACCAACCGTCAGGTGCTCGGCGTCTCCTGCGACGACTACCGCAGAGACGGAGCCTTCGCCGACTATCTCGTGGTACCGGCCTACATCTGCTACCGGCTGCCCGACGAGGTCAGCTATGTGCAGGCCGCGATGGTCGAGCCGCTGGCCATCGCCTACCACGCGGCCACCCGCACCCCGGTGAAGCCGGGTATGAGCGCGGTGATCGTGGGAGTCGGGACGATCGGCCTGCTCACGCTGCAGGTCGTCAAGGCCATGGGCGCAGGACCGATCATCGCTGTCGACATCGACGACGCCAAGCTGGCGACGGCCTTGGACAATGGTGCGGACGCCGTCATCAACTCGGCTGCGCCCGATGCGTTGGCACGCCTGTTGGCGGCAACCCCCGGCGGCAAGGGCGTCGACATCGCCTTCGATGCCACAGGTATCGAAGCGACCGTCGACCTGTCCGTCCGTTCGGTGAAGCTGGACGGCTCGGTGGTGCTGATCGGCAATCTCGCACAGCACATCGGCTTCCCGCTGCAGTGGGTGGTAACCCGCCAGATCAGCCTCTTCGGTACCTGCGCATCGGCCGGTGAGTACAACGAATGCCTGCAGCTGATTGCCGACGGCAAGGTGGATGTCGAGGCGCTGATCTCGAAATCGGTGCCGTTGTCGGCCGGGCATGAATGGATCACCCGAGTCTACAACCGTGAGCCGGGCCTCAACAAGATCGTGCTGCTGCCCGAGGTCGAGGAGGTCGTCGCATGA
- a CDS encoding FAD-binding and (Fe-S)-binding domain-containing protein — MSAPAATLDKVAELRAQLSDPSCLDQSTLARALYSTDASLYRVVPEVVATPRTTDELIELVRAGLAVGLPITGRGAGTSCAGNAVGPGLVIDTSRYLNKVLSVDIEAGTAVIEPGVVQAMLQKEVNPHGWRYGPDPSTSNRCTVGGMIGNNACGPRALGYGRSADNIVELEIITGTGELLTLRPDAHGSLLDKLRALVLDNLATIRTEFGTFSRQVSGYSMEHLLPERNFDVASFFAGTEGTLGIITRATVRLVRDAPLKTTVALGYPTMADGADAMERILPYRPTACEGMDRRLSNVVAERIGPHAVPPLPAGEAWLFIELVGDDAAEIAQRAQAMVDASGAIEGWVVPDAAEAARLWTIRTDAAGLAAVALDAPAHAGWEDSAVPAPRLGAYLRDFDELLIRFGLHGLPYGHFGEGCVHCRIDFPLNTENGTQLLHDFMFAAGELAARYGGSMSGEHGDGRARSELLPLMYSPAALSLFGQVKQIFDPQNLLNPGMLVDPEPLNANLRIPQLRRSPLAMKNPEFTLEVHQCTGVGKCRANTTKAGGVMCPSFQATGDEKDATRGRSRVLQEMLNGQLITGGWASPEVAEALELCLACKGCRRDCPTGIDMAAYKSRVLYEKHRRKLRPVSHYALGWLPRWGRLVTKLRLGVLGNFALQTPGLSNLVRAAAGVDQRRPMPRFRVGRAASQQDYELGEVAGKRGPVAVWVDSFTDAFAGGQLVALLNLLVSVGFTPRVITQDACCGLTWITTGQLDGARRQLTHALDVLAPIAEQGIPIVGMEPSCMAVWRSDAPELLPDDVRVPVVADSIHTLAELLGSLDDWQPPSLAGHTIVAQPHCHHASVLGWEADAALLRRTGARVVTLGGCCGLAGNFGVERGHYEVSVKVAEHDLLPAIRAAGPEAVVLADGFSCRKQVADLEGSTAVTMAELLVAHL, encoded by the coding sequence GTGAGCGCGCCGGCCGCCACACTCGACAAGGTCGCCGAACTGCGCGCTCAGCTCAGTGATCCGTCCTGCCTCGACCAGTCAACGCTCGCGAGGGCACTGTATTCGACGGATGCCTCGCTCTACCGCGTCGTGCCCGAGGTCGTCGCGACGCCGCGAACCACCGACGAGCTGATCGAGCTGGTGCGCGCCGGCCTGGCCGTCGGGTTGCCGATCACCGGACGCGGGGCCGGCACCTCCTGCGCGGGCAATGCGGTCGGTCCCGGACTGGTGATCGACACCTCCCGGTACCTGAACAAGGTGCTCTCGGTCGACATCGAGGCCGGCACCGCGGTCATCGAACCCGGCGTCGTGCAGGCCATGCTGCAAAAAGAGGTCAATCCGCACGGCTGGCGGTACGGCCCCGACCCGTCCACCTCGAACCGCTGCACGGTCGGCGGCATGATCGGAAACAACGCCTGCGGACCCCGCGCGCTGGGATACGGGCGCAGTGCCGACAACATCGTCGAGCTCGAGATCATCACCGGCACCGGTGAGCTGCTGACCCTTCGTCCGGACGCCCACGGCAGTCTTCTCGACAAGCTGCGCGCGCTGGTGCTGGACAATCTGGCCACCATCCGCACCGAGTTCGGGACCTTCTCGCGTCAGGTGTCGGGGTACAGCATGGAGCATCTGCTGCCCGAGCGGAATTTCGATGTGGCGAGCTTCTTCGCCGGCACCGAAGGCACCCTGGGCATCATCACCAGGGCCACCGTTCGCCTGGTGCGCGATGCCCCGCTGAAGACGACGGTGGCTCTTGGCTACCCGACCATGGCCGACGGTGCGGACGCCATGGAGCGTATCCTGCCGTACCGCCCGACCGCCTGCGAGGGTATGGACCGGCGGCTGTCGAATGTGGTCGCCGAGCGCATCGGGCCGCACGCCGTGCCGCCGCTGCCGGCCGGGGAGGCGTGGCTGTTCATCGAGTTAGTCGGCGATGACGCCGCGGAGATCGCCCAGCGCGCCCAGGCCATGGTGGACGCGTCCGGTGCCATCGAGGGCTGGGTAGTGCCCGATGCCGCCGAGGCCGCCCGGCTGTGGACGATCCGCACCGATGCGGCCGGCTTGGCCGCGGTCGCCCTGGACGCCCCGGCGCATGCGGGCTGGGAGGACTCGGCAGTGCCCGCCCCGCGGCTGGGTGCCTACCTGCGCGACTTCGATGAGTTGCTGATCCGCTTCGGGCTGCACGGGCTGCCGTACGGGCATTTCGGTGAGGGCTGCGTCCATTGCCGAATCGACTTCCCGCTGAACACCGAGAACGGCACCCAACTGTTGCACGACTTCATGTTCGCCGCCGGCGAGCTGGCGGCGCGTTACGGCGGCTCGATGTCGGGCGAGCACGGTGACGGCCGGGCGCGCAGCGAACTGCTGCCGTTGATGTACTCCCCCGCTGCGCTGTCACTGTTCGGGCAGGTGAAGCAGATCTTCGACCCCCAGAATCTGCTCAACCCGGGCATGCTGGTCGATCCCGAGCCGCTCAACGCCAATCTCCGGATTCCGCAGTTGCGCCGCTCGCCGCTGGCCATGAAGAACCCGGAGTTCACCCTCGAGGTGCATCAGTGCACCGGCGTCGGCAAGTGCCGCGCCAACACCACCAAGGCCGGCGGGGTGATGTGCCCGAGCTTCCAGGCGACCGGGGATGAGAAGGACGCCACCCGCGGGCGGTCACGCGTCCTGCAGGAGATGCTGAACGGTCAACTGATCACCGGGGGCTGGGCCTCTCCCGAGGTGGCCGAAGCCTTGGAGCTGTGCCTGGCCTGCAAGGGCTGCCGTCGCGACTGCCCCACCGGCATCGACATGGCTGCCTACAAGTCGCGGGTGCTCTACGAGAAGCACCGGCGCAAGCTGCGTCCGGTTTCGCACTATGCGCTGGGCTGGCTGCCGCGCTGGGGACGACTGGTCACCAAGCTGCGGCTGGGCGTGCTGGGCAATTTCGCGCTGCAGACCCCTGGCCTGAGCAATCTGGTTCGGGCGGCTGCCGGTGTCGATCAGCGGCGTCCGATGCCGCGTTTCCGGGTCGGTCGTGCCGCCAGCCAGCAGGACTACGAACTGGGCGAGGTTGCGGGTAAGCGTGGGCCGGTCGCGGTCTGGGTCGATTCGTTCACCGACGCCTTCGCCGGAGGCCAGCTGGTAGCGCTGCTGAATCTGCTGGTCAGCGTGGGATTCACGCCGCGGGTCATCACGCAGGATGCCTGCTGCGGGCTGACCTGGATCACCACCGGCCAGTTGGACGGCGCTCGCCGCCAGCTGACCCATGCGCTGGATGTGCTGGCTCCGATAGCCGAGCAGGGCATTCCGATTGTCGGCATGGAGCCCAGCTGCATGGCCGTGTGGCGTTCGGATGCCCCCGAGCTGCTGCCGGACGATGTGCGCGTGCCGGTGGTGGCGGATTCGATTCACACCCTCGCCGAACTTCTGGGGTCGTTGGACGACTGGCAGCCACCGAGCCTGGCCGGGCACACGATCGTTGCTCAGCCGCACTGCCACCACGCGTCCGTACTGGGCTGGGAAGCCGACGCGGCGCTGCTCCGGCGAACCGGCGCCCGGGTTGTCACACTCGGTGGGTGCTGCGGCCTGGCAGGCAACTTCGGTGTCGAACGCGGCCACTACGAGGTTTCGGTCAAGGTGGCCGAACACGATCTGCTCCCCGCGATCCGGGCTGCCGGGCCGGAGGCCGTGGTGCTGGCCGATGGCTTCTCCTGCCGCAAGCAGGTCGCCGATCTGGAGGGTTCGACCGCAGTCACGATGGCCGAGTTGCTCGTCGCCCATCTCTGA
- a CDS encoding MarR family winged helix-turn-helix transcriptional regulator, producing MSEQEVRWLTPSQQVIWRNWLNACARINEQLNADLRPHNLDLNEYEVLVVLSESPGHSIRMSQLAEGSNQSRSRLTHTVNRMEAEGLIVRETAAHDRRGVIARLTDKGFELLKTAAPDHVASVRRVLIDPIAEDDWEGLGRAMQAVLDAAGAKK from the coding sequence ATGTCCGAGCAGGAAGTCCGCTGGCTGACGCCGTCCCAGCAAGTTATATGGCGCAACTGGCTGAATGCCTGCGCGCGGATAAATGAGCAACTCAATGCCGACTTGCGCCCGCACAATCTCGATCTCAATGAATACGAGGTGCTCGTCGTGCTCTCGGAATCACCGGGTCACTCCATCCGCATGTCGCAGCTGGCCGAGGGATCCAACCAATCCCGCTCGCGACTCACACATACCGTCAACCGCATGGAGGCCGAGGGGCTGATCGTGCGGGAGACCGCCGCCCATGATCGCCGCGGGGTCATCGCCCGACTCACCGACAAGGGCTTCGAGCTGCTCAAGACCGCGGCTCCCGATCACGTCGCTTCGGTTCGGCGGGTGTTGATCGACCCAATCGCCGAGGACGACTGGGAAGGGCTCGGCAGGGCCATGCAGGCTGTGCTGGATGCTGCTGGGGCCAAGAAGTGA